The Pseudonocardia broussonetiae DNA segment CGCCGGGTCCATCGACACGACGCTCCCGCCCTGCAGCAGGATCCGCTGGTCGACCTCCGCGGCACCGGAGGCGTGCCGCTCCAGCAGCGCCCGCAGCGGGCCGTTCGTCGGATCTGTCGTCACGGAAATCCCTCGCTCCCCTGCTGAATCGCCTGTGAATGGACCCTAGCAGCGGTGGAGCGCCGTTCCCGATACCGATTTCCGATACCCTGCATTCCTGCATAGAATGGATATTCTCCCGGAATCGGGGCGGAACCGGACCGGGGCCGGGTGCGGCCTAGGATCGGCCGATGATCCGCTCCACCGCCGTCCGCACGGTCGCCGCTCCCCCGGACCAGGTCTGGGGGGTGCTGGCCGACCACGAGGGCATGCGCACGTGGGTCCCCGGGCTCCGGGTGGCGGTGACGAGGCCGGGCACGAGCGAGACCGGCGGCGTCGGCACCGTGCGGAAGGTCGGGTTCGGGATCGCCGGACCGATCGTCGAGGAGGTCGTGGCGTTCGAGCCGGGCCGGCGCCTGGGCTACCGGGCGCTGGCGGGCGTGCCGCTGAAGGACTACCGCGGCGAGGTCGTGCTGAGCCCCGCGGGCGCGGGCACCGAGATCCGCTACACCGTCGAGGCCGAGCAGCGGCTGCCGTTCGGCGAGGCGCTCCTGGTGAGGGGCCTCGCCGCCGGGCTGCTGTCGGGGCTGGTGCGCGGGGTGCGGGCCGGCGGGGTCCGGTAGGCCCCTACGGGATGAGCCGCAGCGCCCGGGCCCGGACGACGGCCTCGAAGCGGGTGTGGGCGTCGAGCTTGCGCATCGCGCCGCGCAGGTAGGCCTTGGCCGTCTCCGGCTTGATCGACAGCCGGGTCGCCGCCTCCTGGTTGGTGCAGCCCAGGGCGATCTGCGCCAGGACGTCGACCTCGCGCGCCGACAGCCGGACGACGGTGCCGGACGCGGCCGCGGTCCCCGTGCCGACGTGGGCGAGGCGCTTCGAGAGGTCGGCGATGCGCTGGGACAGGCCCGCGTCGGAGATGAGCTGGGCGACGGCGCGCAGCTCGGCGTGCAGCGCGCGGATCTCCTCGAGGCTGGCGACGTCGCGCACGTGCTCCGGCGCGACGGTGGCGACGACCTCGGCGTCCCGCATGCGGCGGCGGACCTCGTCCTGCACGGTGAGCTCCGTGCTCAGGCGCCGGCCCGCGCTGAGGATGGCCGACTTGCTGCGGTCGCCCAGGGCGTTGCGGTCGCGGGTGGCGACGTAGATCAGGCCGGCCAGCCGGTCGCGGACCATGACCGGGGCGGCGGCGATCGAGGCCAGGCCCTCCGACAGCACCCAGGTGTCGTACTCGTGGGTGATGGTGTCGGCGGTGCGGTAGTCGTTGACCGCGGCCGGCCGGTTCTCCGCGATGACCCGCCCGCCGAGGCCGGAGCCGGCCCGGACCTCGAGGCTGTGCAGGTTGTTCGTGCGCGTGCCGCGGAACTCGCTGAGCACGGCGGTCGAGCCCTCCACGAACGCCCCGAACGCGACCGGGAGACCGGACTCGGTCTGGACCGCACGGAGCGCGGCACGGAGTGCTCCCCGTGCGTCGAAGCCGGCGTGCGCGGATGACGTGCTCATCGGAACCGCCTTTGGTTCGGGAGCCTTGCGGTGCACCGCGCGGCGACGGCGCGCCGGGTGGTGCCGAGCAGACGCCGTCGGCCCGTCCGGTGGGACGGGCCGACGGCGGGGGGACGGACGTGACGCGCCGGCCCGGGAGGAGAATGCCCGGGGCCGGCGCGCCACTGCACGGGGAGCCTGCTGCTAGTCGAACGGCCCGTTGAGCAGGCCGCCGACCGGACCCTCGACGTAGCGGGGGTCGACGGGCGGGAACTCGTTCTCGACGCCGTTGGCGCCGTCGGGCCGGTTGTCACCGTTCAGGGCGTCCGTGCCCTGGAAGGTGAGCTCACCGAGGATCGCGGTGACCGAGCTGCCGACCTGGCCCGGGTTCTGCGTGCTGGGGTAGCCGGCGTTGCTGTCCTCGTCGGCGGCGGCGACGCCGGCTCCGAGCAGCAGCAGGGCACCTGCTGCCGTCGCCAGGGTGATGCGCTTGGCAGTGCTCATGGGCTTCGTCCTCTTCTCTACGGGAAACGTGGAAAGCACGGCGGGCCCCCGGGACCGGGGGCCCACCGGATCACATGTTCTCGGCGCCCGCGTAGATCGCTTCGCGGATGCGGTTGTAGGTGCCGCAGCGGCAGATGTTGCGGATCTCCTCGATGGCGGCGTCGTCGAGCTTGCGGCCCTCGTCGGCGCACTGGCGGACCTTGGCCACCGCGGCCATGATCTGGCCGGGCTGGCAGTAGCCGCACTGCGCGACGTCCTTCTCGATCCACGCTTCCTGCATGGGGTGCAGGTCGGAGCCGACGGTGTCGGCGAGGCCCTCGATGGTGGTGATCTCGTCGTCGGCGGAGATGTCGGCGACGGAGACCGAGCAGGGGTTGAAGGCCTTGCCGTTGATGTGGCTGGTGCAGGCCTTGCAGACGTTGATGCCGCAGCCGTACTTGGGTCCGGTGACCCCGAGCAGGTCGCGGATCACCCAGAGCAGGCGGACGTCGTCGTCGGCTTCGACGGTGACGGACTCACCGTTGAGGTTGAAGGTGTGCTGTGCCATGTCTGGCTCCTCAGAAGGTGAAGTCGAGGCCGTTGCGGGGCGACTCGGGGATGGGCGGCGAGGTCGGGTACTGCGTGAAGCCCTCCGGGAACGGCTCCTTGTGCAGGACCGGCGTGTACTCCGGCTCGACGCCGGTGGCCCGGCGGAACGCGTTCACGACCGCGGACATGGTGGCCGCGACCGAGACCTCACCGGCACCACCGGGCTCGGGGTACTCGGAGTCCTCGATCAGGATCACGTTGACCTCGGGCGGGGTGTTCCACTGCCGGGTGTAGAAGTAGTTGTCCCAGCTCGCCTCGACGAACGACCCGTTCTCCAGGTGAAGACCCGCGGTCATGGCGTTCGCGATGCCGTCGTTGATGCCGCCGAGCACCTGGCCCTCGAAGCCGGTCGGGTTGAGCAGCAGCCCGGGGTCGACGACGAAGGTGACCTTGGTGACGCGGGGACCGGTGCGGCCGGAGCGGACCTGCCGGTTCACCGTCTCGGGCCGGGCGTCGATCTCCACGACGCAGGCCGTGGCGCACTTGTACTCCTGGTGGACGCCGATGCCCTGGGCCATGCCCTCCGGCATCGACTTGCCCCAGTCGGCCTCGTCGGCCGCGCGCTGGATGACCTTGCGCAGGCGGTCGGTCTTGACGAACTCGGTCCGGAACTCGACCGGGTCCTTGCGCAGCCGCTCGGCGATCCGGTCGATCATCAGCTCGCGGGCGGTGCAGGTGTCCGGGCCGTAGACGTTGCGCGTCGAGCCGGTGTTGAAGCCGTAGTTGGTCTCGACCATGAGCCGGGTGTTGACGCCGAAGTTGTAGGGCGTGTGGACCGAGATCTCCCAGAAGGTCTCGGACACCCCCAGGTTGCCGCCCGGCGCCTTGATCAGCTGCGACGAGAGCACGTCGGTCAGACCCTCGTCGACCTCCATGTT contains these protein-coding regions:
- a CDS encoding LuxR C-terminal-related transcriptional regulator, with the protein product MSTSSAHAGFDARGALRAALRAVQTESGLPVAFGAFVEGSTAVLSEFRGTRTNNLHSLEVRAGSGLGGRVIAENRPAAVNDYRTADTITHEYDTWVLSEGLASIAAAPVMVRDRLAGLIYVATRDRNALGDRSKSAILSAGRRLSTELTVQDEVRRRMRDAEVVATVAPEHVRDVASLEEIRALHAELRAVAQLISDAGLSQRIADLSKRLAHVGTGTAAASGTVVRLSAREVDVLAQIALGCTNQEAATRLSIKPETAKAYLRGAMRKLDAHTRFEAVVRARALRLIP
- a CDS encoding (2Fe-2S)-binding protein, which translates into the protein MAQHTFNLNGESVTVEADDDVRLLWVIRDLLGVTGPKYGCGINVCKACTSHINGKAFNPCSVSVADISADDEITTIEGLADTVGSDLHPMQEAWIEKDVAQCGYCQPGQIMAAVAKVRQCADEGRKLDDAAIEEIRNICRCGTYNRIREAIYAGAENM
- a CDS encoding SRPBCC family protein, whose protein sequence is MIRSTAVRTVAAPPDQVWGVLADHEGMRTWVPGLRVAVTRPGTSETGGVGTVRKVGFGIAGPIVEEVVAFEPGRRLGYRALAGVPLKDYRGEVVLSPAGAGTEIRYTVEAEQRLPFGEALLVRGLAAGLLSGLVRGVRAGGVR